GCGCGAGTAGCGCGAGGGCGAGAGCTACAGCCGGGGTTCGGGCTCGGGCTCCGTGGCGGCGGTGCTTACCCATGGCTCGTGGGCGGGTCTTGCGCTCGGCGAGGCCGAAGGACTCCAGGCGGGCTTCGCGCAACCGCCGCCGCTGGGCTCGGGCTCGGATCGGGTGTTGGCCTGAACCGCTTATGGTTCGTAGCGCAGGGACGCAGGCGTGCAGAGAGAGTCGCAGCGGGCCGCGTTCGGACCGGGCGACGCGGCGGCTGGGAGACGGGGTGACGGGGTGACGGGGTGACGCGTCGACCGGGCGACGGCGCGGCGTGGCGCGAGGCAAGACGATCATCCGGCGATCTCGCGGTTCGCGGCAGGTGCGCAGTGTGCGTCAAAGGCGGCGGTCAGCGCCTGGGCTACATCTTCCGGGTGGCGTCCCTGGATCTGGTGCCGCTCGAGCATGAAGGCGAGGCGGCCGCGGAGGAACAGGGCGACGGCGGGCGAGGACGGCGGGAAGGGGGCGAAGTGCTCGCGGGCGTGCGCCGTCGCCTCCAGGTCCTGGCCGGCGAAGACGGAAGCGGCCCCATCGGGCCGGACGCGGTGGTGCAGCGCCATGGTGAGCGCGGGCCGGAGGCTGCCGGCGGCGCAGCCGCAGACGGAGTTGAC
The window above is part of the Gemmatimonadota bacterium genome. Proteins encoded here:
- a CDS encoding BrxA/BrxB family bacilliredoxin produces the protein MIAPMRQELTSLGIGELRSAEQVDTFLAANQDRTAMIVVNSVCGCAAGSLRPALTMALHHRVRPDGAASVFAGQDLEATAHAREHFAPFPPSSPAVALFLRGRLAFMLERHQIQGRHPEDVAQALTAAFDAHCAPAANREIAG